In Stigmatopora nigra isolate UIUO_SnigA chromosome 18, RoL_Snig_1.1, whole genome shotgun sequence, one genomic interval encodes:
- the pts gene encoding 6-pyruvoyl tetrahydrobiopterin synthase, which produces MTGSAMNGVVERIGYMTRIQSFSACHRLHSVHLTDEENLQIYGKCNNPHGHGHNYKVEVTVRGKIDHITGMVMNLTDLKRYIEEVIMIPLDHKNLDKDVPYFADIASTTENLAVYIWNNMTKAIAPNVLHEIKIHETDKNIIVYRGE; this is translated from the exons ATGACTGGATCCGCCATGAACGGCGTCGTGGAGCGTATCGGATACATGACTCGGATCCAGAGTTTCAGTGCATGTCACCGACTACACAG TGTTCACTTAACTGATGAAGAAAATCTTCAGATCTACGGAAAATGTAACAATCCTCATGGACATGGACACAATTACAAAG TGGAGGTAACCGTGCGAGGAAAG AttgatcatattactgggatgGTAATGAACCTGACCGACTTGAAAAGGTACATAGAG GAAGTTATCATGATTCCACTTGATCATAAGAACCTGGACAAGGATGTGCCATACTTTGCTGATATTGCCAG CACAACTGAAAACTTGGCTGTTTACATCTGGAACAACATGACAAAGGCCATTGCTCCTAACGTTCTCcatgaaattaaaatacatgAGACAGATAAGAATATTATTGTATACCGAGGAGAGTAG
- the glp2r gene encoding glucagon-like peptide 2 receptor, whose amino-acid sequence MSSFRLMPNKNTLATSQGRLLFLFLLISNNQMTCSVLESLISKRTEYWEVCNRSLTSPHAKTGIYCKGTFDTFLCWPHSPPGNVSVPCPPYLPWISMAAENSRKAHRECLENGRWRQKENSSEPWRDDSECQGGHYFKDEEEQMRRQTALRVISVIGYSFSLASLMLATLLMGMLRKLHCTRNYIHMNLFVSFILRAVAVISKEIVLHMMYSNLPKDDPGWNSYSSSPIALMCKFSKVAMEYFVACNYFWLLVEAIFLHALLFTAVLTKRHLLKNYMLLGWGMPVFFVMPWTIVKILYENTECWSIVNRWFWWIIKGPITMSLMIIFFIFIKILLLLLSKLKADQVKFTNYRYSLAKATLVLIPLLGIHEVVFTVLVDECMEESSRYARDFINLTISSFQGFLVGVLYCFANGEVQAELKKRWQIFLFNNNIHFRSCFQGAPLKHLWKCTRKHHPQCPKRNSYEDGPTSTFTINPHLLQVTLHGCVKAKGQRENKGQGLKEYDTAGLDFLTRKSLSSSDGEMTHGETMEEILEESEF is encoded by the exons ATGTCATCATTTCGGTTGATGCCGAACAAAAATACTTTGGCAACTTCACAAGGGAGgctcctttttctctttttattgaTCTCCAACAATCAG ATGACATGCTCAGTGCTTGAAAGTCTGATATCTAAGCGCACAGAATACTGGGAGGTCTGCAATAGAAGTCTCACAAGTCCACATGCCAAAACCG GAATCTACTGTAAAGGAACGTTTGACACATTCTTATGTTGGCCCCATTCGCCTCCTGGTAACGTGTCCGTCCCTTGTCCTCCCTACCTACCATGGATTAGTATGg CTGCCGAAAACTCAAGAAAGGCGCACCGAGAATGCTTGGAAAATGGAAGGTGGCGGCAAAAAGAAAACTCATCAGAACCATGGAGAGATGATTCCGAATGTCAGGGGGGACATTATTTTAAAGACgag GAAGAGCAAATGCGTCGGCAGACTGCCCTCCGCGTCATCTCTGTCATTGGCTATTCCTTCTCCCTGGCTTCCCTCATGTTAGCAACACTCCTGATGGGCATGCTGAG GAAGCTCCACTGTACCAGGAACTACATTCACATGAATTTATTTGTCTCATTCATCCTAAGAGCTGTTGCAGTCATTTCTAAGGAAATTGTATTACACATGATGTATTCCAACCTACCCAAGGATGACCCTGGTTGGAACTCCTATTCAAGTTCTCCG ATAGCTCTAATGTGCAAATTTTCAAAAGTGGCCATGGAATATTTTGTGGCTTGTAACTATTTTTGGCTTTTGGTGGAAGCTATATTTCTTCACGCACTGCTCTTCACTGCTGTCTTAACCAAGCGACACCTATTGAAGAATTACATGCTGTTAGGATGGG GCATGCCTGTCTTTTTCGTGATGCCATGGACCATTGTTAAAATTTTATATGAAAACACAGA GTGCTGGTCAATTGTCAACAGGTGGTTCTGGTGGATAATAAAGGGCCCTATAACCATGTCATTGATG atcatttttttcatattcatcAAAATTCTACTGCTGTTGCTGTCCAAGCTCAAAGCGGATCAAGTGAAATTTACCAACTACAGATACAG TTTAGCCAAGGCAACACTAGTGCTGATTCCTCTGCTGGGAATCCATGAAGTGGTCTTCACAGTGCTCGTCGATGAATGTATGGAGGAAAGCAGTCGTTACGCTCGGGATTTTATTAATCTCACCATTAGCTCTTTTCAG GGGTTCTTGGTTGGAGTGTTGTATTGTTTTGCCAATGGAGAG GTTCAAGCTGAACTGAAGAAGCgctggcagatttttttattcaacaaCAACATTCACTTCAGAAGCTGTTTCCAAGGTGCACCACTCAAGCATCTGTGGAAGTGCACAAGAAAGCACCATCCACAGTGCCCAAAAAGAAACTCCTATGAAGACGGACCAACTTCTACATTCACTATAAACCCACACCTGCTACAGGTGACTCTCCATGGGTGTGTTAAAGCCAAAGGACAAAGGGAGAATAAAGGCCAAGGCCTAAAAGAATATGACACAGCAGGTCTTGACTTTCTGACCAGGAAGAGTCTGTCCAGTAGTGATGGGGAAATGACACATGGCGAGACAATGGAGGAGATTCTGGAGGAGAGTGAGTTTTGA